The following proteins are co-located in the Macrobrachium rosenbergii isolate ZJJX-2024 chromosome 28, ASM4041242v1, whole genome shotgun sequence genome:
- the LOC136854139 gene encoding uncharacterized protein isoform X1 codes for MPQSGPSQDSKKPVMSKPSGVNQSKPKPSGNNNGNKGSSGNNQNESGQSDNNQSGSGSGNLSGGSNIAKPPDSGSGNSGNSKPSNGGNGDSPGSKPSNGGNSIAHGSKPSNGGNSNSHGSKPSNAGSSNSHGSKPSVSGPGDEATSNAAALLRCKEKVTGIIPRWILQLNETYAVIEDFIRYINNSNVSTTIKISSNYTTVINISIANYTTRHHSVNRTSHAYSAPNVSFSNATESSLNSFGNKNNSNGSSGTNNTNPVNNNYNNSNVANLSNSSISNITNSLYNANVSINGTTNGKALIKSTSTIADYINRQTTNNVEMPRTDKSTSSNNSYTGIISDVLYTIPKNSTTAKTYSASDVSNSTYKYSINVNSSTPKIDHTYNITNSSFGYSPFSGESSPQHRSTLILSNPSSFAVSNVVPEHSSTSSTPNTGFVNSTFSTKSNSKHDFSLNTTNIDFMQYLVRDNSTTKHYPTSAITNLSFMNSTVSSKSTSKHESNIFSTSTKNSNTSRSNYSSKGPIEKRQIKSSHEHKTDSFLNGMRKITGFNERNVARFKRMDKDQTATRNSTRNNWFKKNVHPVSKKAQDVSADGNVIRNSGNYKVDSISYDKNSAIITIKGNANISRLIINYNNKQRDQFVIDISTMNITKASNETQVTDENLASYVKRVPEFADGDFVVRSHASQYMIPEHHQSELRRGKFSKDRKKQRFSKMAGKNKKILHRKRKTKMDAHKHSKKFLANTREVQGHKKKKKFGSKRNGKVYQKSARGIIFDKESGNLIIPVNSSISTIIINNGDHASLIIINPDNTISVVDDYLNSDIPSRQSSSQTLSLPSTLPETQGAHHTQPSLVFSKSETENLETIISNGGRPTQANIIGPITSKGPDFSYLQTSVLVPPIPVSKETVFEMTTDLLHNTEAVLTAKLPPASKTTTEKVTAAASLTKSIVTEMRPSSTILEAITSAINKPVLTATLTTIKIPRTTEQEIDIDVEKAITTKESHIKASATTAMPEKAPSVAIPSLGIVTEKLPTIPVPVTTLVTDVVPTTIMPVEIVSPKAPKTTLHGAVTSAENRHSLTSHRLPETTVTIPAIVSSVLSREAVTPSKVPEAMVTGKEAPSTAPYVTMTATGAVQMTAPVVIVTPWKLPNPGVPITVINDENALVSTLTPGKVPITMSPIVAAAKDKIPPTFEHALTIAAEGIPESTILAASAMTEQLSMLKAPAKLTTAAVVESKVTIPPVSVELENVQNIGKSTVPLAIANEKEISSITAVTEQTSEKTKTAANTPLVKEPKTETPATMSATGKVHKTVDYVPIASKEKEMKTKVPVELVTTEKALVIATKVPEERETKKKITATGIASEIVSQKILPTLLIQTEKESVKVTSSFLSTGQHSKTEIAAADQATEKGPQMTETPTEVVTTGKILHKLLSTAKTEIPAAMVVTEKIPKEKTPVATEAAKQASSTKSVTRGKALTPQMPDALLGPENEPSAIEISGNELQKAGTTKKVVNSQAHSAIKTTVFAEVVPIKKEPTVLIYPEKIQKSTMIAAVVAPDKVTTVAAPASIINAAKWLKTLNSLIAEPKVPEVLVSDIMVDAKDESKTPVPAEMSSGNVSADDVLPTLIVGAEVVPTTTPQTAIMEGKEQVLRIAPTAPTTVTNERETPVPSIKITADAESQRTLPENVVAADNISMKPVPVAMATAKEEPNKIVTDPIEIISSTKPVMNMLSLSNSTMIGSNEDVINVNISTTKKENTSNRENSTKHNIIPVQVKVQVTVPQIHAKKISSRNSSPGKVTIRPFKSSTKAISGTNDNQNSPVPVKQLESLISTGLVLTEAVKSLANNRLPVSQCPTSQITALIRDLTNNRNNLQTLDKLSLNLTELSKIKRSILDILTKLRSYCIHFTGNNSCSNNENSTSFTTLPILNNTVFVTNKTLFPRNYSSISAVTSSKISTSSLLNNSAVNNTGNIINNSSAKGSINSTTVSGNIIDNSVVNNNQNISTEVSINSSTATGNTSDNSAINNTADITRNSSASESNNRTMSSGNTTGNSAINNTVNIIRNSSAAGSINSTTGSGDTTENSAINNTINIIRNSSAAGSINSTTGSGNTTGNSAINNTVNVIENSSAAGSINSTLGSGNTTGNRAINNK; via the exons ATGCCCCAAAGTGGACCGTCTCAAGACTCAAAGAAACCTGTCATGAGCAAACCCAGTGGCGTTAACCAAAGCAAGCCTAAACCATCAGGCAACAATAATGGCAACAAAGGAAGTTCAGGCAATAATCAGAACGAATCAGGCCAGTCAGATAATAACCAGAGCGGTTCAGGATCTGGCAACCTGTCTGGTGGTTCAAATATTGCAAAACCGCCTGACAGTGGATCTGGTAATTCAGGTAATTCTAAACCATCAAATGGCGGTAACGGCGACTCACCTGGTTCAAAACCATCAAATGGGGGTAACAGCATCGCACATGGTTCAAAACCTTCAAATGGCGGTAACAGCAACTCACATGGTTCAAAACCTTCAAATGCCGGTAGCAGCAACTCACATGGCTCAAAACCATCCGTATCAGGCCCAGGAGATGAAGCAACATCTAATGCAGCAG CCCTCCTGAGATGCAAAGAGAAGGTCACTGGAATCATCCCAAGGTGGATCCTGCAGCTGAATGAAACTTATGCCGTGATCGAAGACTTCATCAGGTATATCAATAATAGCAACGTCAGTACAACCATTAAAATTAGCAGCAACTATACAACAGTAATTAACATAAGCATTGCTAATTATACCACGAGACACCATTCCGTAAATAGGACCAGCCATGCGTATAGTGCACCCAATGTCAGTTTTAGCAATGCCACTGAAAGTAGTCTTAACAGCTTtggcaacaaaaataactcaaatgGCAGTAGTGGTACTAATAACACAAACCCTGTTAATAACAACTATAACAACAGTAACGTTGCTAATTTAAGCAATTCTAGCATATCCAAtattactaattcactatataaCGCCAATGTTAGTATTAATGGAACTACAAATGGTAAGGCCTTAATTAAAAGTACCAGTACTATTGCTGATTACATTAACAGACAAACAACAAATAATGTAGAAATGCCAAGAACTGATAAGAGTACCTCTTCAAATAACAGTTATACAGGTATTATAAGTGATGTTTTATACACAATTCCTAAGAATAGTACCACAGCAAAAACTTACTCTGCTTCTGATGTTTCAAACTCAACCTATAAGTATTCTATTAATGTCAATAGCAGCACTCCAAAAATTGATCATACTTACAACataacaaattcaagctttgggTATTCTCCTTTCAGTGGTGAGAGCTCTCCTCAACATAGGTCTACTTTAATCCTATCGAATCCAAGTTCATTTGCAGTGAGTAATGTCGTTCCTGAACATTCTTCTACATCCAGCACTCCAAACACAGGCTTTGTGAATTCCACTTTCAGTACTAAGAGCAATTCTAAACATGATTTCAGTTTAAACACTACTAACATAGACTTTATGCAGTACCTTGTCAGAGATAACAGCACTACTAAACATTACCCCACTTCTGCCATTACAAACTTGAGCTTCATGAACTCCACAGTCAGTAGTAAGAGCACTTCTAAACATGAGTCTAATATTTTCAGCACCAGCACTAAGAATAGCAACACTTCGCGCTCCAATTACAGTTCCAAAGGGCCAATTGAAAAGCGGCAAATCAAAAGCAGTCATGAACATAAAACTGATTCATTCCTTAACGGAATGAGGAAGATCACAGGATTTAATGAACGAAATGTAGCTCGTTTCAAAAGGATGGATAAGGACCAAACTGCAACGAGGAACAGCACAAGAAAtaactggtttaaaaaaaatgtgcatcCCGTCTCTAAGAAAGCTCAAGATGTTTCAGCAGATGGTAATGTTATACGGAATTCCGGTAATTATAAAGTTGACTCCATCTCTTATGATAAGAATTCCGCGATAATTACTATTAAAGGTAATGCCAACATCTCCAGGCTAATcatcaactataataataaacagagagaTCAATTTGTTATTGATATTAGTACCATGAACATTACTAAAGCTTCGAATGAAACACAAGTCACTGATGAGAATCTGGCAAGTTATGTGAAACGCGTGCCAGAATTTGCTGACGGTGATTTCGTTGTAAGAAGTCATGCTAGCCAATACATGATACCGGAGCATCATCAGTCCGAATTAAGGAGAGGAAAATTTTCTAAAGATCGCAAAAAGCAAAGATTTTCAAAAATGGCgggcaaaaataagaaaattcttcaccggaaaagaaaaactaaaatggatGCTCATAAACATAGTAAAAAATTCTTGGCAAACACAAGAGAAGTGCAAGgacataaaaagaagaaaaaattcggTTCAAAAAGAAATGGCAAAGTTTACCAGAAGTCTGCTAGGGGTATCATTTTTGATAAAGAATCGGGAAACCTTATCATTCCTGTAAATAGTAGCATAAGCaccattattattaacaatggtGATCATGCCAGTTTGATAATAATTAATCCTGATAACACAATCAGTGTTGTAGATGACTACTTAAACAGTGATATACCATCAAGACAGAGCTCATCACAGACTCTTAGTTTACCATCAACCTTACCAGAAACGCAAGGAGCACACCACACCCAGCCATCGTTAGTGTTTTCGAAATCAGAGACAGAAAACTTAGAGACGATAATTTCAAACGGTGGAAGACCAACACAAGCGAATATAATAGGTCCAATAACTTCAAAGGGTCCAGATTTCTCATACCTTCAGACTTCTGTCCTAGTTCCTCCAATTCCCGTATCTAAAGAGACAGTATTTGAAATGACAACAGATCTGCTTCACAACACTGAGGCAGTGCTCACCGCGAAATTGCCCCCTGCTTCGAAGACTACTACAGAAAAAGTAACAGCAGCAGCCTCACTCACAAAGTCAATAGTTACAGAAATGAGACCCTCATCAACAATACTTGAAGCTATAACATCTGCAATAAACAAGCCTGTGCTTACGGCAACGTTGACTACAATAAAAATACCCAGAACCACGGAACAAGAAATAGATATTGATGTTGaaaaagcaataacaacaaaagaatCTCATATAAAAGCATCTGCAACAACAGCAATGCCAGAGAAAGCTCCCTCAGTGGCAATACCTTCATTAGGAATAGTAACAGAAAAACTACCTACTATTCCAGTACCTGTGACAACTTTGGTCACAGATGTAGTACCTACAACAATTATGCCTGTAGAAATCGTATCTCCTAAAGCACCTAAAACCACATTACATGGAGCAGTAACAAGTGCAGAAAACAGACATTCATTGACTTCACACAGATTGCCTGAAACTACAGTGACAATACCCGCAATAGTATCCTCAGTGCTATCAAGAGAGGCTGTAACACCATCAAAAGTGCCTGAAGCAATGGTAACTGGAAAGGAAGCACCTTCAACAGCTCCATATGTAACCATGACAGCTACTGGGGCGGTGCAAATGACAGCCCCTGTGGTAATTGTAACTCCATGGAAACTACCTAATCCTGGAGTACCTATCACAGTCATAAATGATGAAAACGCCTTGGTATCAACGTTAACTCCAGGAAAAGTGCCGATAACAATGTCACCTATAGTGGCTGCTGCTAAAGATAAAATTCCGCCAACATTTGAACATGCACTTACAATAGCTGCAGAGGGAATACCTGAATCGACAATACTTGCAGCATCAGCAATGACAGAACAACTGTCCATGCTGAAGGCTCCTGCAAAATTAACAACAGCAGCTGTTGTAGAAAGCAAGGTGACTATACCTCCGGTTTCTGTTGAATTAGAAAATGTACAGAATATAGGCAAATCAACCGTTCCTCTAGCaatagcaaatgaaaaagaaatttcatcaATAACAGCAGTTACAGAGCAAACATCTGAAAAAACAAAGACAGCAGCAAATACGCCCCTAGTTAAAGAGCCCAAAACAGAAACGCCTGCAACAATGTCAGCTACAGGTAAAGTACACAAAACAGTAGATTATGTACCAATAGCAtctaaagaaaaagagatgaaaacaaAAGTACCAGTTGAATTGGTGACTACAGAAAAGGCATTAGTTATAGCAACAAAGGTgcccgaagagagagagacaaagaaaaagataactgcAACAGGAATAGCATCAGAGATAGTATCACAGAAGATATTACCTACTCTGTTAATACAAACCGAGAAAGAATCAGTAAAGGTAACTTCATCATTTCTATCTACAGGGCAGCATTCCAAAACAGAAATAGCTGCAGCAGACCAAGCTACAGAAAAAGGGCCCCAAATGACAGAAACACCTACAGAAGTAGTAACTACAGGGAAAATACTCCACAAACTATTATCCACAGCAAAGACAGAAATACCTGCAGCAATGGTAGTTACTGAGAAaatacccaaagaaaaaacacctGTAGCAACAGAGGCAGCAAAACAAGCATCCAGTACAAAATCAGTAACAAGAGGTAAGGCACTAACACCACAAATGCCTGATGCATTGCTAGGCCCAGAGAATGAGCCATCAGCAATTGAAATATCAGGGAATGAACTACAAAAAGCAGGAACTACTAAGAAGGTAGTCAACTCTCAAGCTCATTcagcaataaaaacaacagtCTTTGCAGAAGTGGTACCTATAAAGAAAGAACCTACAGTGTTGATATAtccagagaaaatacaaaaatcaacaaTGATTGCAGCAGTAGTAGCTCCAGATAAAGTAACCACTGTAGCAGCACCTGCATCAATTATAAATGCAGCTAAATGGCTTAAAACATTAAACTCATTAATAGCAGAACCTAAAGTGCCTGAAGTACTAGTGTCTGACATAATGGTAGATGCAAAAGACGAGTCTAAAACACCAGTACCAGCAGAAATGTCATCAGGGAATGTATCAGCAGATGACGTATTACCCACTTTGATAGTGGGTGCAGAAGTTGTTCCTACGACAACACCACAGACAGCTATAATGGAAGGGAAAGAACAAGTACTTAGAATAGCACCTACAGCACCAACAACTGTAACAAATGAACGTGAAACACCAGTTCCCTCCATTAAGATCACAGCAGACGCAGAATCCCAAAGAACATTACCTGAAAATGTGGTGGCGGCAGATAATATATCTATGAAGCCAGTGCCTGTTGCAATGGCAACTGCAAAGGAAGAACCCAACAAAATAGTAACTGATCCTATAGAAATAATAAGTAGTACAAAACCTGTAATGAATATGCTGTCATTAAGCAATAGTACAATGATTGGCAGTAATGAAGATGTTATAAATGTTAACATAAGTActaccaaaaaagaaaatactagtaATAGAGAAAACAGTACAAAACACAATATTATACCCGTTCAAGTGAAAGTTCAGGTGACCGTCCCTCAAATACATGCGAAGAAGATCAGTAGTAGAAACTCTAGTCCTGGAAAAGTGACTATTCGTCCTTTTAAATCCAGCACAAAAGCCATCAGCGGTACAAATGACAATCAAAACTCCCCAGTTCCAGTGAAACAACTTGAATCTTTAATATCCACAGGCTTAGTCTTAACTGAAGCAGTGAAATCTCTTGCCAATAATAGGCTTCCAGTCTCACAGTGCCCAACGAGCCAGATCACAGCACTCATTCGTGACCTAACAAATAATCGCAACAATCTTCAGACCTTGGATAAACTATCATTAAATCTAACGGAACTAAGCAAAATCAAAAGAAGCATTCTGGATATCCTGACGAAACTTCGTTCATATTGCATTCATTTCACTGGCAATAATTCTTGCTCAAATAACGAGAACAGTACTTCTTTCACCACACTTCCTATTTTAAATAACACGGTTTTTGTAACCAATAAAACACTCTTTCCGAGAAATTATTCAAGCATCAGTGCAGTGACATCGAGTAAAATATCTACAAGTAGTCTTTTGAATAACAGTGCAGTTAATAATACTGgtaatattattaacaacagttcaGCTAAGGGAAGCATTAATAGCACAACTGTTAGTGGTAACATCATTGATAACAGTGTTGTTAATAACAACCAAAACATTTCAACTGAAGTAAGTATTAACAGCTCAACTGCCACAGGTAATACCTCTGACAACAGTGCTATTAATAACACAGCAGACATCACTAGGAACAGTTCAGCTTCAGAAAGCAATAACAGAACAATGAGCAGTGGTAACACCACTGGAAACAGTGccattaataatacagtaaacatTATAAGGAACAGTTCAGCTGCAGGAAGCATTAACAGCACAACGGGCAGTGGTGACACCACTGAAAACAGTGccattaataatacaataaacaTTATTAGGAACAGTTCAGCTGCTGGAAGCATTAACAGCACAACGGGCAGTGGTAACACCACTGGAAACAGTGCCATTAATAACACAGTAAACGTTATTGAGAACAGTTCAGCTGCAGGAAGCATTAACAGCACACTGGGCAGTGGTAACACCACTGGTAACAGGGCTATTAATAACAAGTAA